The genome window AGATTTATATTTTTTATAAAACTAAAACGTCGATGAAATACAAGGTTAACTAATTACAAACTAATTATTTACAGAATGTTAGAATAATGGTAAATTCGCTAACTTGTTAATATATCCGTTTAAACGTATTTTTAATTTGTATTTCATCAGAAAAGTAAGTACTATTGTCTAGAAACGATAAATAAAGACGATGAGCAACACTATTCTAAACTGTTTTGTAGTAGATGATTCTAGTATACAACGACTCGCTATCGTAAAAATGATAGAAGGTCATCCAAACTTAAAGCTAATAGGCGAATTTAGCAACGCTGTGGAGACTAAAACAGCATTAAAAGAACAAACAGTAGATCTTATCTTTTTAGATATAGAGATGCCCATTCTTACTGGTTTTGATTTATTAGACGACATTACAGAAAAACCAGGTGTCATTTTTGTCACTGGACAAACCAAGTATGCTTTTAAAGCATTTGATTATGCAGCCATTGACTATTTACAAAAGCCTATTAAAAAAGATCGTTTTCTTTATGCAGTAGAGCGAGCACTGCTAGCACATAAGATGAAAACTGAAATGATCGAGGATCGCGGTGAATTTATCTTTGTAAAAAGCAATCTTAAAAAACGTAAAGTATACCTTAAAGAACTGAAATACATTCAAGCACTGGGTGATTATGTAAAACTAATCACAGATGAGGATAGCTTAATCGTTCTTTCTACTATGAAGTCCTTTGAAAGCACCCTTCCTGAAGAAGACTTTCTGCGTATTCATAAATCTTACATAGTAAATTTGAGAAAAGTCGAGAAGTTCAATTCTAAGGCAGTAGAGTTAGGTAATGAAGTATTGCCTTTAAGTCGCAATAGAAAATCAGAACTTGTTGAGGCACTGTCTCAATTTTAAATCCTATATACTTACATTATACGAGCTGCTCTGAAGGGCGGCTTTTTTTTGTAAATCTTTTACAAGAACCTCTATAATTATTAGTGATGAATAACTGGCTTTAATTCCGCTTTCGCGAAAGCGAGAACCAAAATAGATCCTATCTAGTAAGCATCTACATCTATGTTACATCTTACAGAACGATACTGCTTAATAGACTCAAAGCTTTTCTTTACTTTCATGATATAGCCTTTTACCTGATCTGGAGCCTGTTGCTTTGATAACTTTATAATGACATGAATATTATAAAGGTTCCTGATACGTGAAACTGGCGGAAACTCTGGCCCAAGAACTACCACACCATGAGGAATTTGATTCAAAGCATTTACAAACCAAGTGCTTGAATCAAAGGTTGTCTGATAGTCGCGATGTTTAAAAGTAATCCTTATCAATCTCTGAAACGGTGGGTACTTAAACTGATACCGCTCCTCAATCTGTTCTTTATACATGGTAGCATAATCGTAAGAACTTACCTGCTGTAAGATCATATGATCTGGATGGTAACTCTGTATCAACACCTTACCTACTTCTTTAGTACGCCCCGCTCTTCCTGAGACTTGTGTAAGCAATTGAAAACACCTTTCATGAGCTCTAAAATCTGGAAAATTAAGCATAGAGTCTGCATTCATTACCCCTACGAGACTTACATTTCTAAAATCAAGACCTTTTGTAAGCATTTGTGTACCGACCAAGCAGTCTATTTCTCCCGCATCCATTTGATGAATGAGCTTTTCATAAGAATTCTTACCTCTGGTAGTATCCAAATCCATACGAGCAACCTTGTGATTAGGAAATAACATCCTAAACTCTTGCTCTATTTGTTCTGTACCAAAACCTTTAGTATCCATTGCGCTACTAGAGCAAGACGGGCACTCTTTAGGCACAAAAGTATGGTAACCGCAGTAATGACATCTTAGCTGTCCTTTGTATTGATGATACGTGAGGCTGACATCACAATTGGGACATTGTGGTGCATTCCCACAAGTGCCACATTCCATAATAGGTGCATAGCCTCTCCTATTCTGAAAAAGGATCACTTGTTTCTTGTCCCTAAAAGCTTGCTGCATATGCTCAATAAGTGTGTCAGAAAAGTGACCGGTCATCTTTTTACGCTTGTGCTTTTCTTTAATATCTACCATATTGATTTCTGGCATCTGGACATTTCCAAAACGCTTCTTCAATTCTACCAGGTTGTATTTACCAGAACTAGCATTGTAATAACTTTCTAATGCTGGTGTCGCACTCCCAAGAAGTACAGATGCTTTTTTCATGTGACCCAATACAATCGCAGTATCTCTAGCATGATATCGAGGTGCTGGATCGTATTGCTTAAAACTAGTTTCATGCTCTTCGTCCACAATAATTAAGCCCAGGTTTTGGAACGGTAATAACATAGCACTGCGGGCGCCTATAATCACATAAGGCTCTTTTGCATTGATAACATGATTCCAAACTTCCAAGCGCTCGTTGAGGTTGTATTTAGAGTGATACACCAGTACTTGATGTTTAAAAAAGTTTTTTAATCTGGAGATCAATTGAGTCGTGAGTGCAATTTCTGGCAACAAATACAAGGCTTGATGACCCTTTTCTAGTTGCTCTCTAATAAGTTCTACATATAGTTGCGTTTTACCACTTGAGGTTACCCCATGAAGCAAGACTGTCTTACGAACTTTAAAACTACTTTTAATCTGCTGCAAGGCCTTCGTTTGATCTTCATTTAAACGGTACAACTCACTTCCCTCTTCTTCCTTATCCAGTACCCTATCTATTTCTTTTTCAATTTCTACAAGAATACCTTTAGATACGAGTGTTTTAATGACAGCAGCAGTAACATTAGCTCTTTCTATAAGCTGTTTTTTAGTCACCTCTTTAGAATTTCCTGCCTGCATCATGAATAGCGTCATAACAGCTTCTCTTTGTTTAGGAGCACGTTGCAGTTCTTCAAGTACCGATTGAAGCTTTTCTTCTTCATTTAATTCCTCTTGTAGGAGGATAAATTTTTCTGTTTTAGGCTTATAAGTATGATAGAGCTCTTCTTGTAGGATAATCAAATCCTTTTCCAGCATTTTTTGCAGAATAGGCAACACACTCTTGCGGTCCAGAATATCCATTACTTCTTGAACTTTTAAAGCATTGCGAGATTCCAAGGCTTCCATAACTAGAAATTCTCGGTCGTCTAGCAATGTGTTCTCTATAAAAGTGGCTTCATTTTTCAAAACAATGGTTTCACTCTCTAAAAGAAAAGATTTAGGTAAAGATGCTCGCATTACTTGACCTACCGCGCATAGGTAATAGGAACTTATCCATTCCCAAAACTGTAACTGGCTTTCTGTGACTACTGGTTGTTCATCAATAATAAACTCGATATCCTTAACCTCGTAAGTGGCCGTGTTTTCCTGATGTACTCGATGAACGATGCCTGTATAGATCTTTGATTTACCAAACGGCACAGCCACCCTCATGCCGGGCTTTAGAAAATCAGCTTCAACTGTATTGACCGTATAAGTAAAATAACGTTCTAGAGGAAGTGGTAAAATAACATCAATGAAATGCTGCATAAGGTGTAAAAATAAGAAGCTCTTTTGGTTTTTGGTTCTGATACTAAATAAAAAAGCACAAATTCTAAGGAAGAATTTGTGCTTTATAATGGTTTAGATCATTAAGATTACATCTTATCTATTATTTTATTCATTAATTGAGAGGTCTCTTCATAAGACTCCCCATTTTGCTTTGCCACTTCTATGGCTTCTTTAGCTTTTTTAAGGGCTTGCGTATAATTACCTGTCTTAAATAACAATGCAGCGTGCGTATCTACATTAGCATTTATTTTATATAATTCTATGGAACGCTCTACAATTTCTATTGCTTTTAATAAATCATTAATTTTATCATGGTACTCATAAGCATGCCATGCGAGTGAATTTAATTTTGAATAGTCATTCCAAATCTCATCTACTACCTTATCTGAAAATTCAGTAACAGTGCCGTGATTTTCATTGATATTAAAGCTATCATACCCTGCCTCCTCTGGGACCTCTTCTACTGCGACAATATCTTCACTGGTATAATCTACATACTTCTCGATTAATGATGTCATATCCCCCTTAGACATAGCACCTTTTACTACATCTAAACTTGCTGAATTTTTAATAAAGTAGTAAGTGGGCATAGCAGTAACACCTAAGGCATCGTCCACAGCATTTTCATCTACATCAATTTTATAGAAGTCGACTCTTCCCGCATACTCTTTAGAAAGTTCCTTTAGGATAGGATCCATTATTTTGCATGGACCACACCAAGTCGCATAAAAGTCTACGACTATTAATTTATCATTATTAACCAATAGTTTTGATTCGGCATCAATGTCGGTAATTTCTGTTTGAGCTGGCACTAACTGCGTAAAGCAAATGAATGCTGCGATTAAATATTTCATGTCTTTAAAATTTTAAAAGTTAAAAATAAGTGAAAAATCACAATTTTAAAATACCCCATAGAGGGTATTTTTTTTGTAATTTGCTTAAAAAGAACCTATTTCGATTAGCTGTCGGCAATTCATAACGACATTATAGCTAACCCATTTGCTAGCTCTCCTCTTATTTTCATGTTAACAAACTTGTTGAGAAACTGGAGCTTTATCTTTAAGATAACTCGACAAGCGATCATATCTTTAAAAAAACTATTTATTATGAATGATAGAGACGAATATCTAGTAGCCTTAAGACCTGAAATTAAGGGTGCACGAGTAGATGAAAACATGAGTGATGAAGAACGTTTTCAAAATACCACCTTACGCCCTATCTCAAAATTGCAAAATGAATTGATCATAGCTGTTTTTAGGAACTACATCAAAAAACATAAAAATGTTTTTTGCGGCCTTACGGCACATAAACGCATCGATTACATTGAAAATGCCGTCAATAGGGATCAAAAATTCAGAAATTCTTTAAAGGGAATGATGATGGGACATTTTACCATGGCAGAATATCAACATTACATTACCAATTCTAGCGCACTTAATAAACGCATGATGAATCTTGTACGAGAACGATTGATTAGTAATATACAGTTGTTTGAAAAGCCAGTCGTAGACTTATAACAAAGACTCTCCATTAAGATCTGTGGTCAAAACGTCCGACATGAAATTTAGAAAAGGTCTTGCGGTTTTAAACGATGTATTGACGATAGTTGAGAAATCTTTACTCAGTACTTGTTGATCTGTAAATGATTTCATAAAATAAAAAGATTTAAATTTGATAAGGTCCATATTTGGGTGCGTTTTATCAAAATTTCTTGGAGCTGTTTTTAATTGTTCTCCCTGCAAATCGCCCCAACATTTTATAAACGGCTCATTAGAAATAATCGATCTTAATTCTTGAGCGTCTAATTCGAGCTCTTTTCGTATGCGCAAGAGATCCTCCTTCTCTGGAGAAAAGAACCCTACACCTATAACATGTTCATTAGGTTTGATGCGCATGTAATAACCTCCTCTTTTATCTGCTCCGGCTCTGATCCAATTAGCACTGCGATGAGCTTTAAAAGGCGTTTTATCTTTTGAAAAGCGTATATCCCTATAAATTCTAAAGGTTTTAGCTCTTTCTATCACATCATGCTGATTTAAATCTAGCATAATGTCATTTGCACAGGTTTTAAAATTGGTATCTAAACTTTTAAAATAGGGCTTGCGTTCTTCAAACCATGGTTTATTATTGTTTTGAACGAGTTCTTTTAAAAATATAATTAACGCTGGATCTATCATAAAAAAATGCCTTCAATTTGTCTAAGGCAAGTTATAAATTTACTGTAGATATATCTATCTAATAATAAGCTTTCTAGTTCTAAATATACTTCCATCTCCTACTCTAACTAGATAAATACCACTATTGAAATTAGACACATCGATATTTTTTTCAAATCTACCTGTATTTTCGAATGTATTACTCAGAACTTGCTTTCCTAAAATATCGTAAACCACTATGGAAACAAGTTTTTCAGACCAATCATTACTCAATACAACTGTAAAGCGGTCATCTGTAGGATTAGGATATAAAGTAAATGTTTCTAATTCTTCTAACTGGCTTGATAAAGTCATATTGTCAGCCCCAGAAATAATCAAAGAAAAATCCTGAACCCCATTAAGCAAGTTACCTTTATGATTTACTAAAATAGTATAATTTCCAACTGGTTGATCAATTTCTATTTTCTCAAAATTATCAACATCATTAACACTTGTTGTCGCAGCGGCAGTAGGTATAGCTGGGTTTAATTTCCAAGGTCTATAAACAAGAGTACCATTTTGATCTGTAACACTAATGTCTAGGTCATTAACGATCATCGCAGTTCTGTCATCTTCTTGATTCATAGAAGGGAAATCAGCGGTAGCAGTTGCCGGATCATTCCATGATATTGAAACGGTCAATTTATTAGAGAACAAGGCATTCCCATTTGCAGTTACGGACTTGGTAAAAGACATTCCTTGTTGGAGCGATATCTCAGATATTAAGGCAGAGCTTTGATTAAATTGAATTACATCTGCTGCACCTTTAGTATTCATTAAACCCCAACCAAATTCATAATCAGGTCCATTTGCAGATCCGGCTTCACTTGCTGTATGTAGAATTAACCCCTTGAGTGTTGCAGCTTTGATGTAGTTGCCATTGATACTATTAAAGTATTGTTGTAACAATATAGCTCCACCAACAACTGCCGGAGAGGACATAGAAGTACCTGTTCTAGATAAAAATTGATCATCTCCTGAGTCATCTGTGCTGATGGTAGCAACTCCTTTTGTAGTGATGTCTGGTTTGACTCTGCCATCATCTGTTGGGCCCCAATTACTAAAAGAGGACATAGCAACACTAGAGGGTCCTGTGTAATTTAATACACCAAATGACGCACCTACAACCAAATTGTTTTTTGCATTAGAAGTAGAGGTTAATATATCATAACCATTATCTGCGGGATTAACGCCGCTGCTAATACGTGAATTGCCAGCAGCACATACTATTAAATAATAGGGATATGTATTAGAAACTCGATCCCAGGACTGTGCTCTAACATCGTATTTACCTAAAAGGACATCTGATACTTGGGCAGAAGCGATGCCATAACTATGATTAGAAACGAGTAATCCTGTTGAAGCAGCTCGAGACATTTCTCTTTCATCATCTACTTCACTTGGTGACGATTGAAATTTATAATACTCGATGATAGATTGTGGGGCAATTCCTCTTGCGCTCATATCACCAGTTCCATTTGATGCGATTGTACCAGCAACATGAGTAGAGTGACCATTTAATGTAGTAATGGTCTCTCCTGCAACAGTTCTACCTATAAGAGCCTGATGTGTTTCTCTGATTTTACCAATATCCCAAACACCAACAGTCATTCCCTGACCTTCTATATTTAAACCGAAAGAGCCTCCTGTTTGAAGCTCTCTTGCGCCTTGCATTTGGGCAGCCTGATCATTCATAGTGCTTATATAGATAGGCTCATCTAATATGTTTACCCCTATTAAATAGCTTGTAGTGCCGTTCTTAGTTTGAGTAATTTCTGGCCAGCCATGAATAGCTTGTAATCGCTCAAAACGACTCGTGTTCATCTTGTGAAGCTGTTTTAAGTAATCATCTAAGGAATTGATTTCTTCTTGATTATAGCTTTGAGCTATGAAAATCTTTTCTTCTTGTGTCTGTGCGGTAGAGTAAAGTATGGATCCAAGCAAAATCGAAAAAATAACAAACATTTTATTTTTAAACATAAAACTGTTTTTATAAGTAAAGGTGAATTGTTGATAAATATGTTATGCTACTAGATATATATAAAATACCTTTGCTCTATATAAGCAATACAAGCAATGTAATTTAATAATACTTGCTATTTAAATAAAATTCTTTTATTTATTTAATTTAAAAGACTTTAACATAACAACTAATAACTCTAAGATGAAATTTATAGTATCTAGCTCCTATCTTCAAAAACACCTTCAACTATTAGGTGGTGTGATAAATAACAATAACACTTTACCTATTTTAGATAACTTCCTTTTAGAATTAACTGGTAACGAGCTTAAAGTATCTGCCAGCGATATGGAGACTACTATTGTTAGTAAGCTTGAGGTGGAGAGTGAAGATGATGGGAGTATTGCTTTACCTGCAAAATTATTACTAGATACGCTTAAAACATTTCCAGAACAGCCGCTTACTTTTCACTCTGTGGATACCATGATGACGGTAAGTCATGATAAAGGTAAGTCTGAAATAGCCTGTGCAGCAGCAGCAGAGTTTCCGAAAGCGGTTTCTATTTCAGATCCTAGCAACACTTCTATAATGGGAGACACCCTTGCTACAGCAATCAACAAAACTATATTTGCTGCTGGTAATGACGATTTAAGACCTGTAATGAGCGGTGTATTTTTTCAGTTTGCAAGTGATTCACTTACTTTCGTAGCTACAGACGCTCATAAATTAGTGCGTTACAAAAGAGAAGATCTTTCGGCTAGTCAGACGGCAGAATTCATCATGCCTAAAAAACCTTTAAATCTTCTTAAAGCAATGTTGCAAGGCAGCGAGTCTGAAGTACTGATTGAATATAACGATAGTAACGCGCAATTCAGTTTTGATTCTACCAACATCATTTGCCGTTTAATCGATGGTAAGTACCCTAATTACGAAGCGGTGATTCCAAAGGAAAACCCTAATAAATTGACCATCTCTAGAACACAGTTTTTAAACTCTGTTAGACGTGTGAGTATTTTTTCGAATAAAACAACACACCAGATCAGACTTAAGATGGCTGGCGCTGAGCTCAATATAAGTGCTGAAGATTTAGATTACAGCAATAAAGCTGACGAACGGCTGACTTGTGATTATCAAGGTGACGATATGCAAATAGGTTTTAACAGTAGATTTCTTATTGAAATGCTCAATAACTTGACTTGTGATGATGTTTCTCTTGAAATGTCATTACCTAATCGCGCAGGGATTTTAACGCCTGTAGATGGACTTGACGAAGGCGAGAATGTTACTATGCTAGTAATGCCCGTAATGCTTAATCAATAAACATTAAAATTTACTCATAATAAAAAGGCTCGCAAATGCGAGCCTTTTTATTATATCAACTTTCCGATAATTATTATTGGACTACTTATTTGTCTAGATAACGTTCTTTAATAACGTTCTCATGATGCAAACTATGGCCAGCTATTAAAAAAGGAATCACTCTTGCTGTCATGGTCTGACCACTTGCAACTCCTCTAAATTGTAACGAATCTTCTGTAGCATTCTTAAACAAATCGATGGTTGCCTGCCGAGTCGATTGAATGGAAGATAGCAATTCCGCTTTCGCGAAAGCGGAACCCCCTAAACTTTCAACAAAAATATCTTGATCAAACCCTGGTAAAGGAGTAGCGTCTTTACGCATAAATCTTAGTGCGCGGTAAGCAAAAATACGCTCCGTATCCAAATTGTGTTGTAATACCTGACCTATAGACCATTTACCAGCTGCGTATGTATAAGAAAACGGTTTGTCAATAGCGTTCACCAGCCGAACTGTCTGCTCGATGGCATCTACTAAAACTGATTCTATACTAGCTTCCTTTTCCAGCAACGAGAGATAAGGAGTATAATATTCTGAATACTCCTCCTTATCAAGATCTTTTAAAAGAATCATTACAAGTCTTGAAATACCTTGTGCAACAACCTTTTCTTATCATTGATACTTTCCTCTAAGCTGATCATCGTTTCTGTACGACTTACACCATCAATATCATCCAGCATAAATATAATTTTCTTTGCGTGAGTAGTGTCCTTAGCACGTATTTTACAAAAAATATTGAATTTGCCAGTGGTAATATGAGCAACAGTAACAAAAGGGATTTCTTGAATTCTACTCAACACAAATTGCGTCGTACTTGTTTTTTCTAGAAACACCCCTATGTAAGCTATAAATGTATAACCGAGTTGGTGGTAGTCTACCGTTAATGAAGATCCATGAATAATCCCTGATTCTTCCATTTTCTTAACCCTAACATGAACCGTTCCAGCACTTATATTAAGTCTTTTAGCAATATCTGTAAAAGGTGTTCTAGTATTCTCAATAAGAACATCAAGAATTTTCTTATCAATATCGTCAATCTTTGCCATATCTATGAGTTTTTCTAACAATTTTCTGTAAAATAAAGACAATAGGTGATAATAAACTAACTAAATCAGCACTTTTACAATTAATTAGTAAATATTTTAATATTCAAAGACTCCGAGTGTATTTCAAAATTGCCTTCTACAATCAAATCATTTTTAAAACTATGATCATCTGACATGTCTATAACACGATGCCCATTTAAGACATCTTCTCTATTCACACCTATTAGTATAGGAATAAAATAGAGCTCACCATCCTTAATCTGCTCATGATACTGAATAGAAAGATGTTGGAGACCTGTCGAGGATTTATAATTCTTTATCCAAATATCTACATAGGCTTTGCTCATTTCTGGAATAGATTTATATGCATTCACAACAGCAACATCAAGTAAATGACTTGTGAAAACTGACTTTAAAGCTATTTGAAGCGCTTTGTACACCAACATGCTCACTTCATCTCGTGAGTAATCATCTCCTGAATGGCCTGCCTCAAATAAGACGGTAGGCACAGAAGAACTCATCATAAAATCTCCTACACAATTGATATTAAAGTCGTCATTGTACCTACCTATAATACCATTTACATGATGATTCAAGTCTGTATTTATCGAATTAATAACATGCATAGCCTTAATACGGGCAACACTAAGGGTTTTATTTTCATCACCCGCAGGAGCAAGAAAAGATAATTGAGCAGGAATTGACCCATTTTTAGAACCGTAAATACTGCGTTGCCCATGCAAGTTAAAACAATAATGGGGTTGGAATTGATCAAAAACTTTTCTCAATAAGATGCTTTCTGGTTGCGATAATAAAACCGCATCTCTATTTAAATCCACATTATTTGCATTTACTCGGGTCCATTTTTCAGCTCCATCAGGATTTAAAATAGGAATAATGTACAATTCAATATTTTCTAGTATACGGTCTAGATCACTCCTTTTCAAAAGCTCACAAATAGCTCTAGTAGTAGAAGACTCATTACCGTGCATTTGAGACCACACTAAAACCTTAACCTTACCAGATCCTATCTTCAATCCGTAAATAGACCTTTTAAGGACTGATTTTCCAATATCCAGATCTTTTAACCTAGAACCATCTAAAGCGTTTAAGAGCTTCTGGAAATAGTTTTCAAATTGTGAATAGGAGTAATATCTAGGAAGCATTTAAGAATAGTGTTTTAGAGTAGCGTCCTAACAACACATTAGAACGGTATTTTTATTAGTACAAATGTAAACTCTTTAAGGTTTACAAAAGTAAACAACAAGATTGTTACAAATGTAAACAGCTGTGGATCTGGATCGGTTTACAATTGTAATCAATTATTTAAGTGATCTAACTGCTATTTATATTTAAAGTAACCCAGGAACGTACTTTATATTAAATTATACTTACAAAAAACTGTTTTTCAGTATTTAAAATTACTTCAAGTAAATAAAAGGTTTATGTAATTATTAATGCTTCTGTGTTGTTTACTCCAATCGTGAATCAAGTGTTTACAATAATAAACACAATTGTAAACCATATTTTGTTTACTTTTGTAACCTATGGTGAATTCAGCAGATTTTTCAAAAAGAATGCAAAAAATTATGGATAGGAACGATTTAAACGCTTCTTCCTTTGCAGAACGTATTCATGTAGGGCGTAGTTCTATATCACATATTCTTTCTGGACGTAACAAACCCAGCCTTGATTTTGTCATTAATACAGTAAAGGAATTTCCTGAAGTAGATTTCGATTGGTTACTAAATGGTAAAGGAACCTATCCCAGATCAGAAACACCACAAACACTTCCTACTGAAAACACATCTCCTACTGCTATTCCTGAAAAGAAAGCAATGGAGTCCAGCCGTTCAGAACCTATGCAAACAGCATCTCAAGATCTTTTTTCAACTCCTGATCACAAAGAGACTAATCATATACCTAAAATAAATAAAGGGAAAAATATACAAAAAGTTATTTTGTTGTATGACGACGGAAGTTTTGAATATTTTATACCTTAACTCCGTGATCAAGAATTAACTTTACAAAAAAGTACACATGAAGTATTCACCTCTATTGATCTTAATTTTATTTTTTACAACTGGTTGCTATGAAAACACCAGAGACTGTGAAGACTTTCAAGAAGGCACATTTATATGGGAACAAGAAAGTGGTGGTAAATTATTAAAGACCGAATTTACTCGTACCAAAGATTTCCAAATTGAGCGTTTTGAAACTAAAGTAGATACTTCAAGAATTGAATGGGTCAATGATTGTGAATGGAGAGTGATCCCTATTGATCCTAAAACAAATGCAGAAAGCCGTGCTTACCTATTTAAAATATTGACCACTAATAAGGATTCTTATACCTTTGAATTTAAACAGTCTGGTCGCGATCAGATTTACAAAGGCACTGCTGTTAGAAAATAAAACCAACCTACCCTGTTTGAAATCTTTGCAAAGGCAGGTGCTTGGAAAGCACTACTAACCTTTACCTTCTAAAAAATAATTTAGGTATAGATAATATTATTTTATCTCTCTTACAGCAGATAAAACGGGATACGCATCGCAAGCGATCTAAAAATCTAGGGCTTGCACTAGGGATGGTACTGTTTATTATAAGACTCTTTGATATCAGCGCGTAAATCTGATTTCAGAGTAGCTGGTATGTTTTTAACTATGGATGGTTTGTTATAGAGGTTTCTGTACAGTATCTTATACTGTCTACTTGTGGTTTATTATTACTCTATAAAACAACTCAAGAAATTTATGAAAAGGTAGAAAAAATAGGACACGATGATAATGAAGTAAAATGCAAGTAATCATCAACTCTTTATAAAGTGATTCTGGAAATTAGCATGATCAACATCGTCTTCTTATTTGATAGTATTTTTACCGTTGTAG of Nonlabens sp. Ci31 contains these proteins:
- a CDS encoding LytR/AlgR family response regulator transcription factor gives rise to the protein MSNTILNCFVVDDSSIQRLAIVKMIEGHPNLKLIGEFSNAVETKTALKEQTVDLIFLDIEMPILTGFDLLDDITEKPGVIFVTGQTKYAFKAFDYAAIDYLQKPIKKDRFLYAVERALLAHKMKTEMIEDRGEFIFVKSNLKKRKVYLKELKYIQALGDYVKLITDEDSLIVLSTMKSFESTLPEEDFLRIHKSYIVNLRKVEKFNSKAVELGNEVLPLSRNRKSELVEALSQF
- the priA gene encoding primosomal protein N', with amino-acid sequence MQHFIDVILPLPLERYFTYTVNTVEADFLKPGMRVAVPFGKSKIYTGIVHRVHQENTATYEVKDIEFIIDEQPVVTESQLQFWEWISSYYLCAVGQVMRASLPKSFLLESETIVLKNEATFIENTLLDDREFLVMEALESRNALKVQEVMDILDRKSVLPILQKMLEKDLIILQEELYHTYKPKTEKFILLQEELNEEEKLQSVLEELQRAPKQREAVMTLFMMQAGNSKEVTKKQLIERANVTAAVIKTLVSKGILVEIEKEIDRVLDKEEEGSELYRLNEDQTKALQQIKSSFKVRKTVLLHGVTSSGKTQLYVELIREQLEKGHQALYLLPEIALTTQLISRLKNFFKHQVLVYHSKYNLNERLEVWNHVINAKEPYVIIGARSAMLLPFQNLGLIIVDEEHETSFKQYDPAPRYHARDTAIVLGHMKKASVLLGSATPALESYYNASSGKYNLVELKKRFGNVQMPEINMVDIKEKHKRKKMTGHFSDTLIEHMQQAFRDKKQVILFQNRRGYAPIMECGTCGNAPQCPNCDVSLTYHQYKGQLRCHYCGYHTFVPKECPSCSSSAMDTKGFGTEQIEQEFRMLFPNHKVARMDLDTTRGKNSYEKLIHQMDAGEIDCLVGTQMLTKGLDFRNVSLVGVMNADSMLNFPDFRAHERCFQLLTQVSGRAGRTKEVGKVLIQSYHPDHMILQQVSSYDYATMYKEQIEERYQFKYPPFQRLIRITFKHRDYQTTFDSSTWFVNALNQIPHGVVVLGPEFPPVSRIRNLYNIHVIIKLSKQQAPDQVKGYIMKVKKSFESIKQYRSVRCNIDVDAY
- a CDS encoding thioredoxin family protein is translated as MKYLIAAFICFTQLVPAQTEITDIDAESKLLVNNDKLIVVDFYATWCGPCKIMDPILKELSKEYAGRVDFYKIDVDENAVDDALGVTAMPTYYFIKNSASLDVVKGAMSKGDMTSLIEKYVDYTSEDIVAVEEVPEEAGYDSFNINENHGTVTEFSDKVVDEIWNDYSKLNSLAWHAYEYHDKINDLLKAIEIVERSIELYKINANVDTHAALLFKTGNYTQALKKAKEAIEVAKQNGESYEETSQLMNKIIDKM
- a CDS encoding glyoxalase, encoding MNDRDEYLVALRPEIKGARVDENMSDEERFQNTTLRPISKLQNELIIAVFRNYIKKHKNVFCGLTAHKRIDYIENAVNRDQKFRNSLKGMMMGHFTMAEYQHYITNSSALNKRMMNLVRERLISNIQLFEKPVVDL
- a CDS encoding DUF2461 domain-containing protein → MIDPALIIFLKELVQNNNKPWFEERKPYFKSLDTNFKTCANDIMLDLNQHDVIERAKTFRIYRDIRFSKDKTPFKAHRSANWIRAGADKRGGYYMRIKPNEHVIGVGFFSPEKEDLLRIRKELELDAQELRSIISNEPFIKCWGDLQGEQLKTAPRNFDKTHPNMDLIKFKSFYFMKSFTDQQVLSKDFSTIVNTSFKTARPFLNFMSDVLTTDLNGESLL
- a CDS encoding S8 family serine peptidase; the protein is MFKNKMFVIFSILLGSILYSTAQTQEEKIFIAQSYNQEEINSLDDYLKQLHKMNTSRFERLQAIHGWPEITQTKNGTTSYLIGVNILDEPIYISTMNDQAAQMQGARELQTGGSFGLNIEGQGMTVGVWDIGKIRETHQALIGRTVAGETITTLNGHSTHVAGTIASNGTGDMSARGIAPQSIIEYYKFQSSPSEVDDEREMSRAASTGLLVSNHSYGIASAQVSDVLLGKYDVRAQSWDRVSNTYPYYLIVCAAGNSRISSGVNPADNGYDILTSTSNAKNNLVVGASFGVLNYTGPSSVAMSSFSNWGPTDDGRVKPDITTKGVATISTDDSGDDQFLSRTGTSMSSPAVVGGAILLQQYFNSINGNYIKAATLKGLILHTASEAGSANGPDYEFGWGLMNTKGAADVIQFNQSSALISEISLQQGMSFTKSVTANGNALFSNKLTVSISWNDPATATADFPSMNQEDDRTAMIVNDLDISVTDQNGTLVYRPWKLNPAIPTAAATTSVNDVDNFEKIEIDQPVGNYTILVNHKGNLLNGVQDFSLIISGADNMTLSSQLEELETFTLYPNPTDDRFTVVLSNDWSEKLVSIVVYDILGKQVLSNTFENTGRFEKNIDVSNFNSGIYLVRVGDGSIFRTRKLIIR
- the dnaN gene encoding DNA polymerase III subunit beta; the protein is MKFIVSSSYLQKHLQLLGGVINNNNTLPILDNFLLELTGNELKVSASDMETTIVSKLEVESEDDGSIALPAKLLLDTLKTFPEQPLTFHSVDTMMTVSHDKGKSEIACAAAAEFPKAVSISDPSNTSIMGDTLATAINKTIFAAGNDDLRPVMSGVFFQFASDSLTFVATDAHKLVRYKREDLSASQTAEFIMPKKPLNLLKAMLQGSESEVLIEYNDSNAQFSFDSTNIICRLIDGKYPNYEAVIPKENPNKLTISRTQFLNSVRRVSIFSNKTTHQIRLKMAGAELNISAEDLDYSNKADERLTCDYQGDDMQIGFNSRFLIEMLNNLTCDDVSLEMSLPNRAGILTPVDGLDEGENVTMLVMPVMLNQ